A stretch of candidate division WOR-3 bacterium DNA encodes these proteins:
- a CDS encoding outer membrane lipoprotein-sorting protein, translating to MKKIFSVNLCVLIIISSLPIKAQEEKLTASQILEKVDNVVNAPEDQSLKVKIILIDEKGIEEREISMLQKGSHKRLVKFLSPASQKGIGVLSLPNDIMYLYLPAFKKTRRIASHIKNTKFAGTDFTYEDMEAIRYSEKYIPELLKKEENHFILQLKPKEGVKTDYSKLIMWVRCDNFCTSKIEYYDKGENLYKVMTNKRIETVGNYWISRESEMEDLKARHKTIMILEEIKFDSKLSDEIFTERYLSR from the coding sequence ATGAAAAAAATATTCTCAGTAAATCTATGTGTTTTAATTATAATAAGTAGTCTACCAATTAAAGCACAAGAAGAAAAACTAACTGCCTCTCAAATACTTGAGAAAGTCGATAATGTTGTTAACGCTCCAGAGGACCAGAGCTTAAAAGTAAAAATTATTCTTATTGACGAAAAGGGGATAGAAGAACGAGAAATAAGCATGCTTCAGAAAGGAAGTCACAAAAGATTAGTGAAATTTCTATCCCCCGCTTCTCAGAAGGGTATTGGTGTTCTTTCTCTTCCAAATGATATTATGTATTTATATCTACCAGCCTTCAAAAAAACAAGGCGAATTGCTTCCCATATAAAAAATACAAAATTCGCAGGGACTGATTTTACCTATGAAGATATGGAGGCGATAAGATATTCAGAAAAATACATACCAGAGCTACTTAAAAAAGAAGAAAATCATTTCATTCTTCAACTTAAACCTAAAGAAGGGGTCAAGACGGATTATTCGAAGTTGATTATGTGGGTGAGGTGCGATAACTTTTGCACAAGTAAAATTGAATATTATGATAAAGGAGAGAATCTCTATAAAGTTATGACAAATAAAAGAATTGAAACGGTAGGAAACTATTGGATATCCAGAGAATCCGAAATGGAAGATTTAAAAGCAAGGCATAAGACAATAATGATTTTAGAAGAGATAAAATTCGATTCAAAACTATCCGACGAAATTTTCACAGAACGTTATTTAAGTAGATAA
- a CDS encoding DUF1302 family protein, whose translation MVFRICLIIELLLLCLFYPLPGQESTSHNAKWNGYFQTDNRIRLKGNNEFSWEEYRLSLKGETNPGEKAHFYSEIWLRTLGFSTLKNSSDLGSKDKISPLNLELREVYIDFYGFLFNNLDVRIGKQRIAWGVADKLNPTDNLNPDDLEDIWDFGRHLGSNGLRSSYYLGDWTFTGVYIPHFTPSVLPRGNWASLFSSIIQLPSGLVLRNSTDTIIMPKNNPKESSIMGGKISKNLFDYDFSLSYVYGRDDLPLARKVTFIPTDTPGEIDIATELIYPKIQIVGMDFAGALGSFGIWAEAAVFFPEKVNLTTDLSALGMGIQESIVLDDNPYVKYVLGTDYTFKNGIYINIQYLHGFIHERGKDNLEDYFMFGVERKLLDDKIKITPLAGGIEIKDLKDIKNNYALILSPEATYYPLEDAEITLGIRWIDGKNTTNFGRIKENDELFLKIKYYF comes from the coding sequence ATGGTCTTTCGTATATGTTTAATAATAGAATTACTACTCCTTTGTCTTTTTTATCCTCTTCCTGGCCAAGAGAGTACATCACATAATGCTAAATGGAATGGCTATTTCCAAACCGATAACAGGATTCGTTTAAAAGGTAATAACGAATTTTCCTGGGAAGAATATAGGCTTAGTCTAAAAGGAGAGACTAATCCAGGAGAAAAAGCTCATTTTTACAGCGAAATCTGGCTCCGAACATTAGGTTTTTCAACACTGAAAAATAGTTCTGATTTGGGTAGTAAAGATAAAATTTCTCCTTTGAATTTAGAACTCCGGGAAGTATATATTGACTTTTACGGATTTCTTTTCAATAATCTTGATGTTCGGATTGGAAAGCAACGCATTGCATGGGGGGTAGCAGATAAGCTAAACCCAACCGATAATCTTAATCCAGATGATCTTGAAGATATCTGGGATTTCGGAAGACATTTGGGTTCTAATGGACTCAGATCTTCTTATTATCTTGGAGATTGGACATTTACAGGTGTTTATATTCCTCATTTTACGCCTAGTGTTTTACCACGAGGTAACTGGGCTTCTCTTTTCTCTTCTATTATACAATTACCTTCCGGGCTTGTTCTCAGAAATTCAACCGACACCATTATTATGCCAAAGAACAATCCTAAAGAAAGTTCTATAATGGGAGGTAAAATATCAAAAAATCTTTTTGATTATGATTTTTCTTTAAGTTATGTATATGGTAGAGATGATTTACCTTTAGCAAGAAAAGTGACATTTATCCCTACAGACACTCCAGGGGAAATAGATATTGCGACCGAACTAATCTATCCGAAAATCCAGATAGTAGGGATGGATTTTGCAGGAGCTTTGGGTAGTTTTGGAATTTGGGCTGAAGCGGCAGTATTTTTCCCTGAGAAAGTAAACCTAACGACAGATTTGTCCGCTCTAGGAATGGGTATACAAGAATCAATTGTTTTAGACGACAATCCTTATGTTAAATATGTTCTTGGGACAGATTACACTTTCAAAAATGGCATTTACATTAATATTCAGTATCTCCATGGCTTTATTCACGAAAGAGGAAAGGATAATCTGGAAGATTATTTTATGTTTGGAGTAGAAAGGAAGCTTTTAGATGATAAAATAAAAATAACTCCCTTAGCTGGGGGGATAGAAATAAAAGATTTAAAAGATATAAAAAACAACTACGCTCTTATTCTATCACCAGAAGCCACCTATTATCCTCTTGAGGATGCCGAAATTACTCTTGGAATCAGATGGATAGACGGTAAGAATACGACTAATTTTGGAAGAATAAAAGAAAATGATGAGCTATTTTTAAAAATTAAATATTATTTTTAA